The genomic stretch ATAAATCCTCTTGAATTAATAAATTAATAATGGTATTTTGTTCTGTAATTATCTTAGCCCATTTATTGGCTAAATTCGCGATCGACCATCCCACGACTGCATAAGTGCAGAAGAAAAGACTTAGAGAAAGAAAGAAATTCGTGTCTAGCCAAGAAGATTCCTTCCTTATATCATTAAGAGATTTTTTACTTGGCATAGCAACGGTATTTTTATCTTTCAAAAGTAAAACTATCTATCAAAAAAGAAAAAAAATATTATTTCTGTTAGAGGGTTTCAAAATTTTATAAGTAAACCCTCCGTTAAAAATCAACCAATAACCAATCAAAAATTCCTATTAAATTTAAGACATAAATTGAACTATATAATCGAAATAAGGACCCGTTTCTTCTCCTTCTTCTTTACTAAGTAAAGCTAAGGAAGCCTCTTTTAGACAACGAATAGACTCTATCATTCCCGCTAAAGGAACTCCAAGAGAATTGTACATTTCTTTTACTCCGATTAAGCCAATTTTTTCGATCGGTTCTTTATCCCCAGCTAAAACTCCATAGGTAGCTAAACGTAAATACCAACTAAAATCTCTTAAACATTGATTATATTGCTTTTGTCCAGAAGCATTTCCACCGGGTGCTCTAAAATCAGGACGTTTTCTGAATAATTCCCGACTAGCTTTTTCTACGATTTTTTTCTCGTTTTCTGCTAGAGTTTCAGCAATTTTTAATCTTTGTAAACCGGAGTCTAAAAAAGTTTTAATTCCTTGTAATTCACCGCTACTGGGGTAGCGTAATTCATTATCTGCTTTGAGAATAACTTGACTAACTATGCTCATTTTATTAACGAGTATTATTTTTTATATGATTAGTTTAACCTAATTTGGTCGCTCTCTTAGAAGCTATAACTGTTACAAATTGTTGAA from Geminocystis sp. NIES-3709 encodes the following:
- a CDS encoding allophycocyanin subunit alpha-B, producing the protein MSIVSQVILKADNELRYPSSGELQGIKTFLDSGLQRLKIAETLAENEKKIVEKASRELFRKRPDFRAPGGNASGQKQYNQCLRDFSWYLRLATYGVLAGDKEPIEKIGLIGVKEMYNSLGVPLAGMIESIRCLKEASLALLSKEEGEETGPYFDYIVQFMS